The sequence below is a genomic window from Lysobacter stagni.
ATTCCTCGAAATAGGTGTGATAGGTCTCCACCGTCGGCCAGCCGCCCTGTCGCGCCAGACGCACGCCCAACCCGTGCGCGCGGAACGGCGTGTGGATGTGGATCACGTCCCACTCGCGGTCGGCCAGCGCGGCCTGTACCTGCCGCGCCGCGCGCGCGTTGATCAGCCGGTCCTCGGGGTCGAAGAAGATCACCCGCGACGGCAGGCGCAGCACTTCGAACTCCTCGTCGTGCGCGGACTGCGCGCTGCCTTCGCCGTAGTCCGGCGCCACCAGCATGACCTCATGCCCGCGCCGCAGCAGCGAGCGTGCGAACGTGCGGATCGACGTGGACACCCCGTTGACGCGCGGGAAGTACACGTCGGACAGCATCAGGATCTTCATGGTGGCGTCCGCGATGGGTTCGCACGATTGCACCGGGCGAATGTGACAGTCGTGTCACACCGACATCAGGAGTTTGGGGCTCAGTCTTCTTCGGCGCATTCGGAACCTTCGGCCCAGCGCTGCGGGCCGGCGCCGTGTTCGCCCAGTACGTCGCCGGGGTTCGCCAGCCGGCAGCGGTCCAGCGACAGGCACCCGCAGCCGATGCAGTCGTCCAGCGTGTCGCGCATCTGGACCAGCTGCCCGATGCGGGCGTCCAGTTCCTCGCGCCACGCGGTCGACAGGCGTGCCCAGTCGCGCCGGGTGGGCGTGCGCGCCTCGGGAAGGCTGGCCAGCGCCTCACGTATCGTGGCCAGCGGCATGCCCACGCGCTGGGCCGCGCGGATGATGGCGATGCGCCGGAGCATGTCGCGCGAGTACCGGCGCTGGTTGCCCGCCGTGCGATGGCTGTGGATCAATCCCTTGGCTTCGTAGAAGTGCAGCGTCGATACCGCCACGCCGCTGCGCTGGGCGACATCGCCCACGGTGAGCTCGTCGTGCGTCATCGCGCTTGACCTCAACTTAACTTGAGGTTCTATCCTCCGCCCCATGTTCGATCCAGGTCAAGCCATGGACACACGGAATGCGCGCGACGGATATGCCGCCCGGTCGGCGCCGGTGCCGACGATGCAGGCCATCGTCTTCGACACGTACGGCGCGGCAGACGTGCTGCGTCTTGCGCAACTACCCCTTCCCCCGCCCGGCCCCGGCGAGATCCGCGTGCGCGTGCGCGCCGCCGGCGTGCAGCCGGCCGACTGCGCCACGCGCAGTGGCTGGTTCGCACAGCGCGGCATCGGCCAGGCGCCCTTCCCCCGTCAGCTGGGCAACGAGTTCGCCGGCGTCATCGATGCACTGGGCGCAGGCGTGACGAACCTGGTGGAAGGCGACGAGGTGCTGGGCTGGACCACGGCCAACGCGTACGCCGAGGCGGTGGTCGTGACAGCGACGCAGGCGGTGCTGAAGCCACCGATGATGTCGTGGGCCGTGGCGGGTGCACTCTCCGCATCGGGGCAGACCGCGCTCACCGCGGTGCAGGCACTCGACATCGACGCAGGCGACACGGTCCTGGTGCACGGCGCTGCCGGAGGCGTCGGCACGATGGCCGTGCAACTGGCGCGGCTGCGCGGCGCGCGCGTGATCGGCACAGCCAGCCGCGAGAACCACGACTACCTGCGATCGCTCGGTGCCGAGCCCGTCCTGTACGGCCCGGGTCTGGCCGAACGCGTGCGCCTGCTGGCACCGCGCGTGCATGCCGCCCTGGATGGCAGTGGCCGTGGCGCGCTCGATGCGTCCATCGAACTGGGCATCGAACCC
It includes:
- the soxR gene encoding redox-sensitive transcriptional activator SoxR, which codes for MTHDELTVGDVAQRSGVAVSTLHFYEAKGLIHSHRTAGNQRRYSRDMLRRIAIIRAAQRVGMPLATIREALASLPEARTPTRRDWARLSTAWREELDARIGQLVQMRDTLDDCIGCGCLSLDRCRLANPGDVLGEHGAGPQRWAEGSECAEED
- a CDS encoding NADP-dependent oxidoreductase translates to MDTRNARDGYAARSAPVPTMQAIVFDTYGAADVLRLAQLPLPPPGPGEIRVRVRAAGVQPADCATRSGWFAQRGIGQAPFPRQLGNEFAGVIDALGAGVTNLVEGDEVLGWTTANAYAEAVVVTATQAVLKPPMMSWAVAGALSASGQTALTAVQALDIDAGDTVLVHGAAGGVGTMAVQLARLRGARVIGTASRENHDYLRSLGAEPVLYGPGLAERVRLLAPRVHAALDGSGRGALDASIELGIEPSRIGTLVDFEDVQRLGVQAIHSRRSRERLQALVDLHAAGRLRVHVRDIYPLAYAAVAHRDVENGHGRGKVVLMIYNTFGHAL